One stretch of Saccharopolyspora erythraea DNA includes these proteins:
- a CDS encoding EamA family transporter: MTARDRLLALFVVLLWGVNFIAIDFGLQHFPPLFFGGLRFALIAVPTVLFVPRPKVRWRWLVGYGLGFGTLQFAFLFVAMKVGMPTGLASLVLQASAPFTVILGALLLRERLNWLQGLGIAIAVLGMVAIGWNRAQDAALLPVVLTLLGALSWAFGNLCNRKANPENPLHLALWMSIVPPLPMFALSAFVEGPVVGWQAVGTSFTTQAGLYALCGLAYIIVFATVIGSGVWTALMGRNPASSVAPFTLLVPVVGFTSAWLVLNERPDPFELVAGAVVVGGVLLGSIRRGRPVELPEPGPVLTPAR, translated from the coding sequence GTGACTGCCAGAGACCGGTTGTTGGCCCTGTTCGTCGTCCTGCTGTGGGGCGTCAACTTCATCGCTATCGACTTCGGCCTTCAGCACTTCCCGCCGCTGTTCTTCGGCGGCCTGCGCTTCGCGCTGATCGCCGTGCCCACGGTCCTGTTCGTGCCGCGGCCGAAGGTGCGGTGGCGGTGGCTGGTCGGATACGGCCTCGGCTTCGGGACCCTGCAGTTCGCGTTCCTGTTCGTCGCGATGAAGGTCGGGATGCCGACCGGGCTGGCGTCGCTGGTGCTGCAGGCTTCGGCACCGTTCACCGTGATCCTCGGCGCGCTGCTGCTGCGCGAACGGCTGAACTGGTTGCAGGGGCTGGGAATCGCGATCGCGGTGCTCGGCATGGTCGCGATCGGCTGGAACCGGGCGCAGGACGCCGCGCTGCTGCCGGTCGTGCTGACCCTGCTCGGCGCGCTGAGCTGGGCTTTCGGCAACCTGTGCAACCGCAAGGCGAACCCGGAGAACCCGCTGCACCTGGCGCTGTGGATGTCGATCGTGCCGCCGCTGCCGATGTTCGCGCTGTCGGCGTTCGTCGAGGGCCCGGTGGTGGGCTGGCAGGCGGTCGGGACGTCGTTCACCACGCAGGCCGGCCTCTACGCGCTGTGCGGGCTGGCCTACATCATCGTCTTCGCGACGGTGATCGGCTCGGGGGTGTGGACGGCGCTCATGGGCCGCAACCCGGCCAGCTCCGTCGCGCCGTTCACCCTGCTGGTGCCGGTCGTCGGGTTCACGTCGGCCTGGCTGGTGCTGAACGAGCGGCCCGACCCGTTCGAGCTGGTCGCGGGTGCCGTCGTGGTGGGCGGGGTGCTGCTCGGCAGCATCCGGCGCGGCAGGCCCGTCGAGCTCCCGGAACCGGGACCGGTGCTCACCCCGGCGAGGTGA
- a CDS encoding ABC transporter ATP-binding protein: MTEQLLVEVDDLAVHFPIKRGVVLDRTVGYVYAVDGVSLRVRKGETYGLVGESGCGKSTLGRALLRLEKPTGGRVVFDGTDLSAMKGEPLRRMRRRMQMVFQDPLASLDPRQSVESLLVEGMRAHGLDKGRESTAKRLRELLSAVGLPSTSLRKYPHEFSGGQRQRIGIARALTVGPDLLVADEPVSALDVSVQAQVLNLLEDLQDEFGLTYLVIAHDLAVVRHIADRIGVMYLGGIVEESESDDLYTEPLHPYTRALLSAVPVPDPVVEDQREQILLSGDLPSPAAPPPGCRFHTRCPWKQETRCDTERPMLREISPGHRVACHYAEEIRSGAIAKHDVAAEAVAPDDFGGIAVGSTSPASTTEALG, translated from the coding sequence ATGACCGAGCAGCTCCTGGTGGAGGTCGACGACCTCGCCGTGCACTTCCCGATCAAGCGCGGGGTGGTGCTCGACCGCACGGTCGGCTACGTCTACGCCGTCGACGGGGTGTCGCTGCGCGTCCGCAAGGGCGAGACCTACGGCCTGGTCGGCGAGTCGGGCTGCGGCAAGTCGACGCTCGGGCGCGCGTTGCTGCGCCTGGAGAAGCCGACCGGCGGCCGGGTGGTCTTCGACGGCACCGACCTGTCGGCGATGAAGGGCGAACCACTGCGCCGGATGCGGCGTCGCATGCAGATGGTGTTCCAGGACCCGCTGGCCTCGCTCGACCCGCGGCAGTCGGTGGAGTCGCTGCTGGTCGAGGGGATGCGCGCGCACGGGCTGGACAAGGGCCGGGAGTCCACCGCCAAGCGCCTGCGCGAGCTGCTCAGCGCGGTGGGGCTGCCGTCGACGTCGCTGCGCAAGTACCCGCACGAGTTCTCCGGCGGGCAGCGCCAGCGCATCGGCATCGCCCGCGCGCTGACCGTCGGACCCGACCTGCTGGTCGCCGACGAGCCGGTGTCCGCGCTCGACGTCTCGGTGCAGGCGCAGGTGCTCAACCTGCTGGAGGACCTGCAGGACGAGTTCGGCCTGACCTACCTGGTGATCGCGCACGACCTCGCCGTCGTCCGCCACATCGCGGACCGGATCGGGGTGATGTACCTGGGCGGGATCGTGGAGGAGTCGGAGTCCGACGACCTCTACACCGAGCCCCTGCACCCCTACACGCGTGCGCTGCTGTCGGCGGTCCCGGTGCCGGACCCGGTGGTGGAGGACCAGCGGGAGCAGATCCTGCTCTCCGGCGACCTGCCCTCGCCTGCCGCGCCGCCGCCGGGGTGCCGCTTCCACACCCGCTGCCCGTGGAAGCAGGAGACGCGCTGCGACACCGAGCGTCCGATGCTGCGCGAGATCTCGCCGGGGCACCGGGTGGCCTGCCACTACGCCGAGGAGATCCGCAGCGGCGCGATCGCCAAGCACGACGTGGCGGCCGAGGCCGTAGCCCCGGACGACTTCGGCGGCATCGCCGTCGGCTCCACCTCGCCGGCCTCCACCACCGAGGCGCTGGGCTGA
- a CDS encoding ABC transporter ATP-binding protein — protein MALLEVRDLSVVFARRGEPPVTAVDGISFDVEPGRTVGLVGESGCGKSVTSLAIMGLLPPIGAEVSGSITFDGTELLGLSRQELDKRRGRDLSMVFQDPLTSLNPVVSIGVQVAEVIERHRGLPRKKAMPEAEELLAKVGIPDPRRRLREYPHQLSGGMRQRALIAMALACRPRLLIADEPTTALDVTIQAQILNLLTKLVAETDTALIMITHDLGVVAGLCDEVNVLYAGRVVERAARHELFARPRHPYTAGLLSSIPRLDATRGQQLTPIKGSISDNIPWDAGCAFCPRCPNALDVCQQQTPEVSVDVGARLLRCHNPVRDTSSMEVS, from the coding sequence ATGGCGCTGCTGGAAGTCCGCGACCTCTCGGTGGTCTTCGCCCGCAGGGGCGAGCCGCCGGTGACCGCCGTGGACGGGATCTCCTTCGACGTCGAACCCGGGCGCACCGTCGGCCTGGTCGGCGAGTCCGGGTGCGGCAAGTCGGTCACCTCGCTCGCGATCATGGGACTGCTGCCGCCGATCGGCGCCGAGGTCTCGGGCTCGATCACCTTCGACGGCACCGAGCTGCTCGGCCTGTCCCGCCAGGAGCTGGACAAGCGGCGCGGCCGGGACCTGAGCATGGTGTTCCAGGACCCGCTGACCTCGCTGAACCCGGTGGTCTCCATCGGCGTGCAGGTGGCCGAGGTCATCGAGCGGCACCGCGGTCTGCCCCGCAAGAAGGCCATGCCGGAGGCCGAGGAGCTGCTGGCCAAGGTCGGCATCCCGGATCCGCGCCGGAGGCTGCGGGAGTACCCGCACCAGCTCTCCGGCGGCATGCGGCAGCGGGCGCTGATCGCTATGGCGCTGGCGTGCCGGCCGCGGCTGCTGATCGCCGACGAGCCGACCACCGCGCTGGACGTCACCATCCAGGCGCAGATCCTGAACCTGCTGACCAAGCTGGTGGCCGAGACCGACACCGCGCTGATCATGATCACCCACGACCTGGGGGTGGTCGCCGGGCTCTGCGACGAGGTGAACGTGCTCTACGCGGGCCGGGTCGTGGAGCGGGCGGCCCGCCACGAGCTGTTCGCCCGGCCCCGCCACCCGTACACGGCGGGCCTGCTGTCGTCGATCCCCCGGCTCGACGCGACCCGGGGGCAGCAGCTCACCCCGATCAAGGGCTCGATCAGCGACAACATCCCGTGGGACGCGGGTTGCGCGTTCTGCCCCCGCTGCCCGAACGCCCTGGACGTCTGCCAGCAGCAGACCCCGGAGGTCAGCGTGGACGTCGGGGCGCGGTTGCTGCGCTGCCACAACCCGGTGCGGGACACGTCTTCGATGGAGGTGTCGTGA
- a CDS encoding ABC transporter permease: MVLNTRRARIDELAESTADSGVSLAASAWRRLRRSPVFLVGAAIIGIFVVLAITAPWLAPHDPALRILEHQVSRATNTIPPPQDGFPLGGDQYGRDLFSRLLLGSQQTLLVAVLATVIGLGGGLVLGVTAGAFGGWIDSVVMRVVDVMLSVPSLLLAVSIGALFASQTQFTVILAVAIVQVPIFGRLLRGTMLAQRASDHVLAARALGVRETAIVFRHMLPNALGPVVVQATLVLAVAIIDAAALSFLGLGAADDSIPEWGQMLGGAQTVIDSHPQLAFWPAGCIILVALGFTLVGESLRDALDPKRRR; the protein is encoded by the coding sequence GTGGTGCTGAACACGCGCAGGGCGCGAATCGACGAGCTCGCCGAGAGCACGGCCGACTCCGGGGTGAGCCTCGCCGCGTCGGCTTGGCGGCGGCTGCGGCGCAGCCCGGTCTTCCTGGTCGGTGCGGCGATCATCGGCATCTTCGTGGTGCTGGCCATCACCGCGCCGTGGCTGGCGCCGCACGACCCCGCGCTGCGGATCCTGGAGCACCAGGTTTCCCGCGCGACGAACACGATCCCGCCGCCGCAGGACGGGTTCCCGCTCGGCGGCGACCAGTACGGCCGCGACCTGTTCTCCCGGCTGCTGCTCGGTTCGCAGCAGACGCTGCTGGTCGCGGTGCTGGCCACGGTGATCGGCCTCGGCGGCGGCCTGGTCCTGGGAGTCACGGCGGGCGCGTTCGGCGGCTGGATCGACTCGGTGGTCATGCGGGTCGTCGACGTGATGCTGTCGGTGCCGTCGCTGCTGCTGGCCGTCTCGATCGGGGCGCTGTTCGCCAGCCAGACGCAGTTCACCGTGATCCTGGCGGTGGCCATCGTGCAGGTGCCGATCTTCGGACGGCTGCTGCGCGGCACGATGCTCGCGCAGCGCGCGAGCGACCACGTGCTGGCCGCGCGGGCGCTGGGCGTGCGGGAGACCGCGATCGTGTTCCGGCACATGCTGCCCAACGCGCTGGGCCCGGTCGTCGTGCAGGCCACGCTGGTGCTGGCGGTCGCGATCATCGACGCCGCCGCGCTGTCGTTCCTCGGCCTCGGTGCCGCCGACGACTCGATCCCGGAGTGGGGCCAGATGCTCGGCGGCGCGCAGACCGTCATCGACTCGCACCCGCAGCTCGCGTTCTGGCCCGCCGGCTGCATCATCCTGGTCGCGCTGGGCTTCACCCTGGTCGGTGAGTCGCTGCGGGACGCGCTGGACCCGAAGAGACGACGCTGA
- a CDS encoding ABC transporter permease yields the protein MLRYTVRRLAQLVLVVAVLSVLLFAWLRALPGGPVSALLGDRATPESRARLEAQLGLDQPIFVQYWKFLERAVTGDFGTSTGVQRGAPALEVFLVRFPATLELSILALLLAVAVGIPLGYLAARRRGSWLDNLSITWSLVGVAVPVFFLAFLLKFVFAVELGLLPASGRQDTGMDATRVTGFYILDGLLTREWDAAWNAFVHLILPAIALSTIPFAVIFRITRAAVLDVMDDDYVRTARAKGLSAMVIRTRHILHNAMLPVVTTIGLQTGALLAGAVLTERVFNIPGIGQAVAVGFQRKDFPVLQVVILSAAMVYVLVNLIVDLSYAMIDPRLRTR from the coding sequence GTGCTCCGCTATACGGTTCGACGGCTGGCGCAGCTCGTGCTGGTCGTCGCTGTGCTGTCCGTCCTGCTGTTCGCCTGGCTGCGGGCGCTGCCCGGCGGCCCGGTGTCGGCGCTGCTGGGCGACCGGGCAACGCCCGAGTCCCGCGCGCGGCTCGAGGCGCAGCTCGGCCTGGACCAGCCCATCTTCGTGCAGTACTGGAAGTTCCTGGAGCGCGCCGTCACCGGCGACTTCGGGACCTCCACCGGCGTCCAGCGCGGTGCGCCCGCGCTGGAGGTGTTCCTGGTGCGCTTCCCGGCGACGCTGGAGCTGTCGATCCTGGCGCTGCTGCTGGCGGTCGCGGTCGGCATCCCGCTGGGCTACCTGGCGGCCCGCCGCCGGGGGAGCTGGCTGGACAACCTGAGCATCACGTGGTCGCTGGTGGGCGTCGCGGTTCCGGTGTTCTTCCTGGCGTTCCTGCTCAAGTTCGTCTTCGCCGTCGAGCTCGGCCTCCTGCCCGCCTCGGGCCGCCAGGACACCGGTATGGACGCGACGCGGGTGACCGGCTTCTACATCCTCGACGGGTTGCTCACCCGGGAGTGGGACGCGGCGTGGAACGCCTTCGTGCACCTGATCCTGCCCGCGATCGCGCTGTCGACCATCCCGTTCGCGGTGATCTTCCGGATCACCCGGGCCGCGGTGCTCGACGTGATGGACGACGACTACGTGCGCACCGCGCGGGCGAAGGGCCTGAGCGCGATGGTGATCAGGACCAGGCACATCCTGCACAACGCGATGCTGCCGGTGGTCACCACGATCGGCCTGCAGACCGGCGCGCTGCTGGCGGGCGCGGTGCTGACCGAGCGGGTGTTCAACATCCCCGGCATCGGGCAGGCGGTCGCGGTCGGCTTCCAGCGCAAGGACTTCCCCGTGCTGCAGGTCGTGATCCTGTCCGCGGCGATGGTGTACGTGCTGGTCAACCTGATCGTCGACCTCTCGTACGCGATGATCGACCCGCGGCTGCGGACGCGGTGA
- a CDS encoding DUF4236 domain-containing protein, which translates to MGFKLRKSFRIGPLVFHVTQRGLSSWGLKVGRWSWNAKTRKHTFDTPGPGYWQSK; encoded by the coding sequence ATGGGTTTCAAGCTGCGCAAGAGCTTCCGGATCGGCCCGCTGGTGTTTCACGTCACCCAGCGCGGCCTGTCGTCGTGGGGTCTGAAGGTGGGCCGCTGGTCCTGGAACGCCAAGACCCGCAAGCACACCTTCGACACGCCGGGACCGGGCTACTGGCAGTCGAAGTAG